In one Alnus glutinosa chromosome 12, dhAlnGlut1.1, whole genome shotgun sequence genomic region, the following are encoded:
- the LOC133851653 gene encoding 1-aminocyclopropane-1-carboxylate synthase 3-like, translated as MRLLSRKATCNSHGQDSSYFLGWQEYEKNPYVEVRNPKGIIQMGLAENQLSFDLLESWLAKNPDAAGFKRDGESIFRELALFQDYHGLPDFKKALVEFMAETRGNKVTFNPNNLVLTAGATSANETLMFCLAEAGEAFLLPTPYYPGFDRDLKWRTGVEIVPIHCTSSNDFQITESALEEAYQEAQKRNLRVKGVLVTNPSNPLGTTMSRSELNLLIDFITAKSIHLISDEIYSGTVFRSPGFISVMEVLKDRNCHNTQVWNRVHIVYSLSKDLGLPGFRVGAIYSNDDMVVAAATKMSSFGLVSSQTQYLLSALLSDKKFTKNYISENQKRLKQRHRMLVMGLQNAGISCLKSNAGLFCWVDMRHLLRSNTFEAEMELWKKIVYDVRLNISPGSSCHCAEPGWFRVCFANMSEDTLNLAMQRLKAFVVESTAINGHNQSNCNYHSSKNSKRKSIPKWVFRLSSRDRDRDSDER; from the exons ATGAGGCTGTTGTCTAGAAAGGCTACGTGCAACTCTCACGGGCAAGATTCCTCGTACTTCCTGGGGTGGCAAGAATACGAGAAGAACCCATACGTTGAGGTTCGGAATCCAAAAGGAATCATTCAGATGGGTCTTGCGGAGAATCAG ctCTCCTTTGATCTTCTCGAATCGTGGCTTGCTAAGAACCCGGACGCAGCGGGGTTCAAGAGAGATGGAGAATCCATATTCAGAGAGCTTGCTCTCTTCCAAGATTATCATGGCCTCCCCGACTTCaagaag GCATTGGTAGAATTCATGGCAGAAACCAGAGGAAACAAAGTGACCTTTAATCCCAACAACTTAGTTCTCACTGCCGGAGCAACTTCTGCTAACGAGACTCTCATGTTTTGCCTGGCCGAAGCCGGCGAAGCCTTTCTTCTTCCAACGCCATACTACCCTGG ATTTGATAGAGATCTCAAGTGGCGAACCGGGGTTGAGATTGTGCCGATACACTGCACTAGCTCCAATGACTTCCAGATTACTGAATCGGCTCTTGAAGAAGCCTATCAAGAAGCACAAAAACGTAATCTAAGAGTCAAAGGTGTCTTAGTCACCAACCCATCAAATCCATTGGGCACCACAATGAGTCGAAGTGAACTGAACCTTCTCATTGACTTCATTACCGCCAAAAGCATCCATCTCATAAGCGATGAAATTTATTCCGGGACCGTTTTCAGGTCCCCAGGCTTTATAAGCGTCATGGAAGTGCTAAAGGACAGAAACTGTCACAATACCCAAGTCTGGAACCGCGTTCACATTGTCTATAGTCTTTCAAAGGACCTGGGTCTACCTGGTTTTCGTGTCGGAGCAATCTACTCCAACGATGACATGGTCGTGGCCGCGGCAACCAAAATGTCTAGCTTTGGCCTTGTTTCTTCCCAAACTCAGTATCTTCTTTCCGCATTGCTTTCCGATAAGAAATTCACGAAAAATTACATCTCCGAGAACCAAAAAAGGCTTAAGCAACGGCATAGAATGCTCGTTATGGGCCTCCAAAATGCCGGGATTAGCTGCCTTAAGAGCAATGCAGGACTATTTTGCTGGGTGGACATGAGGCACCTTTTGCGCTCCAACACATTCGAAGCGGAAATGGAGCTTTGGAAGAAAATTGTTTACGATGTCCGGTTAAACATCTCTCCGGGGTCGTCCTGCCACTGCGCCGAACCCGGCTGGTTCCGTGTGTGTTTTGCTAACATGTCCGAAGATACTTTGAACCTCGCCATGCAACGACTGAAGGCTTTTGTGGTCGAGTCCACCGCCATTAATGGCCACAACCAGAGCAATTGCAATTACCATTCTTCCAAGAACTCCAAAAGAAAGTCAATTCCTAAGTGGGTTTTCCGGCTATCGTCTCGTGACCGCGACCGCGACTCTGATGAGCGATAG